From Bradyrhizobium sp. AZCC 1610:
GCGGTCTTGCAAGAACAGGTTCGAGACTGTCGGCCAAACGGCCCGGCAAGTTGCTGAGTTAGGGTGGATGAGCAATCATCCGAAACCTTTGGAGGGAGAAGTTACGTGAAACACCGTCAGATTATCGGCTGCCTGCTCGCGGGTGCGTTGTGCACTACCCCGGCAATGGCGCAGGAACTCACCGGGACGCTGAAGAACATCAAGGACACCGGCGCCATCACGCTCGGCTTCCGCGACTCGTCCATTCCGTTCTCCTATCTCGACGACAATCAGAAGCCGATCGGCTACGCCATGGACATCTGCTACAAGATCGTCGATGCCGTGAAGAAGGAGCTCAAGCTCGACAAGCTCGAGGTCAAGCTCAATCCGGTGACGTCGTCGACCCGTATCCCGCTGCTGGCCAACGGCACGATCGATCTCGAATGCGGCTCGACCACCAACAATGTCGAACGCCAGAAGCAGATCGCCTATACTAACACCCACTTCCTGACCGCGAGCCGCTACGTCACCAAGAAGGCGGCCAAGATCAACTCGATCGACGAACTCAAGGGCAAGTCGGTGGTCTCCACCGCCGGCACCACCAACATCAAGCAGCTCACCGAAGCCAATGCGGCGCGCAGCCTCAACATCAACATCATCCCGGCCAAGGACCACGCCGAGGCGTTCCTGATGGTGGAGACCGACCGCGCGGTGGCGTTTGTGATGGACGACATCCTGCTGGCGAGCCTGATCGCTGGCTCGAAAGCGCCGGGCGATTACGTCATCTCCAAGGACGCGTTCTCCAAGCCCGAGCCCTACGGCATCATGCTGCGCAAGGACGATCCGGCCTTCAAGAAGATGGTCGATGCGGCGACCGCGGCGCTCTACACCGGCGGCGAGGGCCAGAAGATCTACGACAAGTGGTTCACGCAGAAGATCCCGCCCAAGGGGCTGAACCTCAACGTGCCGATCAGCTCCGAGCTGAAGAACGAGTTTGCGAAGCCGTCCGACTCGCCGGATCCGGATTCGTATAAGTAAACATTCCCGCGCTCATGCAATGGCCTGGTCATTGCATGAGCGCGCTTTATGTGGCGACACGGTGGACGGTAGGGGCCCGTGAACTATAACTGGAATTGGCACATCTTCTTCGAGCCGAACCCGACCGGGGCCGGCAACTATCTCGATATGCTGGCGTCGGGGCTGGTGCTGACCATCGAGACGGCACTGCTGGCCTGGGTCATTGCGCTGATCTTCGGGACCATCATCGGCATCTTGCGCTCGCTGCCGTCGAAGACGGCATCCTGGATCGGCTTCCGCTATGTCGAATTCTTCCGCAACATGCCGCTATTGGTGCAACTGTTTCTCTGGTTCTTCGTGCTGCCGGAGCTGTTGCCGCGCGCCGCAGGGCTGTGGATGAAGCAGCTCCCCAACGCGCCGTTCTGGACGGCGGCGATCGGGGTAGGGCTGTTCATGTCGGCGCGCGTCGCGGTGCAGCTTGCCGCCGGCATCGCCTCGCTGCCGCGGGGACAGAAGCAGGCCGCGACCGCGCTCGGGCTGACGACGGCGCAGGGCTATCGCTATGTGCTGCTGCCGATAGCGTTCCGCATCATCATGCCGCCGCTCACTTCCGAGTTTCTCAATACCGTGAAGAATACTTCCGTCGCGATCACCATCGGCCTGATCGAACTGACCGGCCAGGCGCGGGCGATGCAGGAGTTCTCGTTCCAGGTGTTCGAGGCCTTCACCGCCGCGACCGTGATGTATCTCGCGATCAACATCGTCGTCGTCACCGGGATGCGCTTCCTCGAACGCAGCCTGGCGATCCCCGGCTACATCACGGGGAAATGACGATGTTCGACAACCTCGATTTCGACGTCATCCGCCGCTCGCTACCTTATCTGTTTCTTGACGGCATGAGTTTCACGCTGATGTTGACGGGGCTGGCCGCGCTGGGTGGCCTCGTTTTCGGCACGCTGATCGCGCTGATGCGGCTGTCGAGCTACCGGCTGCTCGGCCGCATCGCGGGGCTTTATGTCGACTTCATGCGGTCGCTGCCGCTGGTGCTGGTGATCTTCTGGTTCTATTTCCTGGTGCCCTATATCGGTCAATGGCTGACAGGCGCGTCGCGGCCGATACGCGTCGGCGCGTTCACCTCAACGCTCGTCACCTTCATCATGTTCGAGGCCGCGTATTTCTCCGAAATCATGCGCGCCGGCATCCAGTCGATCTCAAAGGGACAGCCGGCGGCGGCAAGCGCGCTCGGCCTGACCTACGCTCAATCCATGCGCTATATCGTGCTGCCGCAGGCGTTTCGGAACATGCTGCCGGTGCTGCTGACGCAGACCATCGTGCTGTTCCAGGACACTTCGCTGGTCTACGTGCTGTCGATCCCGGACTTTCTCGGGGCCGCCAGCAAGGTGGCGCAGCGCGACGGGCGGCTGGTCGAGATGTATTTGTTTGCGGCCGCCGTCTATTTCGCGATTTCCTGTCTCGCGTCCTACGGCGTCCGGCGCCTGCAGGCGCGCATTGCTATTGTTCGCTAGCGAGGGCGCATGATCGAAATCAGCCACGTCAATAAATGGTACGGGCCGAACTTCCAGGCGTTGAAGGACTGCACCACCAGCGTCGCCAAGGGCGAGGTGGTGGTAGTGTGCGGGCCATCAGGCTCGGGAAAATCGACGCTGATCAAGTGCGTCAACGCGCTGGAGCCGTTTCAAAGCGGTGACATCATTCTCGACGGCATCAAGGTCAACGATCCCAAAACCGATTTGCCGAAGCTACGCGCCCGCGTCGGCATGGTGTTCCAGCATTTCGAGCTGTTTCCGCACCTGCGGATCATCGAAAACCTGTGCCTGGCGCAGGAGAAGGTGCTCGGCCGCTCGCACGAGGAGGCAGTGGCCAAGGCCGAGAAACTGCTCGAACGCGTCGGGTTGACGGTGCATGCGAACAAATACCCGGCCGAACTGTCCGGCGGACAGCAGCAGCGCGTGGCGATTGCGCGCGCTCTCGCCATGGACCCGATCGCGATGCTGTTCGACGAGCCGACTTCGGCGCTCGATCCCGAAATGATCAGCGAGGTGCTCGATGTGATGGTCGATCTTGCTCACGAAGGCATGACCATGATGGTCGTCACCCACGAAATGGGCTTTGCCAGCAAGGTCGCGCATCGCGTGATCTTCATGGACAAGGGCGAGATCGTCGAAGATGCGCTCAAGACCGATTTCTTCGGCAGTCCGCGCAGCGAACGCGCGCAGAAGTTCTTGTCGAAGATTCTGTCGCATTAACGATTTGGGTATAATAAACGCGGCGCAATTGCTTCGCGCCGACAGGAGACTCTACTTTGGAACAGATCGCTTACGTCAATGGTTCGTTCGTGCCACTTTCAGAGGCGAAGGTCTCGATCCTCGACCGCGGATTCCTGTTTGCCGACGGCATCTATGAGGTTGCCGCCGTACTCGACGGCAAGCTGATCGACAATGCCTCCCATCTGGCGCGGCTGGAGCGCTCCGTCGGCGAGATCGAGCTGGCATTGCCGGAGACGACGGCACGCATTCAGGAGATCCAGAAGGAGCTGGTCGCGCGCAACAATCTCGTCAACGGCATGGTCTATCTGGAAGTGACGCGCGGCGCCGATACCGGGCGCGACTTCGCATTTCCGAAGGGCATCAAGCCGACGATGATCATGTTTACGTCCACGAAGGACATCATCAATGCGCCCTCGGCCAGGACTGGCATCAAGGTGATCACGGTGCCTGACCTGCGCTGGGCCCGGCGCGACATCAAGAGCGTCGCTCTGCTGGCGCAGGTGCTGGCCAAGCAGGCCGCCGCAGCGGCCGGCGCCGGCGAGGCCTGGATGGTCGAGGACGGCAAGGTGACCGAGGGCGGCTCGTCGTCGTGCTTCATCCTGACCCAGGACGACGTGATCGTGACGCGTCAGAACGGCAGCGAGATCCTGCCCGGCTGCACCCGCAAGGCCGTGGTCGCGCTCGCCGAAGAGCGCCAGCTTCGCGTGGAGGAGCGGGCGTTTTCGGTCGAGGAAGCGCTGGCCGCCAAGGAAGCCTTCGTCACCAGCGCCAGCGTTTTCGTGCAGGCCGTGGTGTCGATCGACGGCAAGATGGTCGCCGACGGCAAGCCAGGCCCGATGACCAACCGGCTGCGCGAGATCTACGTCGAGTTCGCCAAGGCGACCGCGGTTTAGCACCCAGGATGTCGTCGCCCGGCTTGCCGCCTCCGCTAAAGCTCCGGCGAGCCAAAGAGCGGAAGCCTCGGCGCAGCCTTGGCGTAGACGGGACCGGGCGCTCAGTATTCCAGAGGCGTTAGCGTTGGAGCCGAGAGGCCGCGGCGTACTGGATGCCCCGCATGCGCGGGGCATGACAGCGGAGTGTGTGGTGCGAGCGGTTCGCCACCACGCCACCCATCATTTCTTGCCGAACGTCGTCAGTAGCGCGCCATCATCGGCAACGAAAACCGCGAGCAGGCTTGCGGGCTCCGTCGTGCTGGCATTCTCGCTGACGAGGTGCTCGCTGCCGGGCGGCTCAAAGAAGCTTTCACCCGCCTTGTAGACGCGCGCCGGGCCGGTCGCCGAATTTTCCGAACGGATGCTGCCCGACAGCACATAGGCGAACACGCTGCCGGCGTGATGATGACTGGCCGACTTGCCGCCCGGCGCGTAGTTGACCACGACCGCGGTCAGACTCTTGCCGGGCACGTTGGGAAGCTTCTCTGATCGAACCGGCGTCACCTTGTCGCCTTCGGCATGGACCGTAGGCGCGCCGGCAATTGCCAGCGCAACCGCGGTCATCGCTGCCACACGACGTATCGTTATTGCCATGTCGGCCTCCTCGCTTTATGCCACTGCCGCCTTGGCCTTGACCGGGTGTACCGCGCGAAAAGCGATGGCTAGCCGGTTCCAGGCATTGATAGCCCCGATCAGCATGGTCAGATTGACCGTCTCCGCTTCCGAGAAGTGGGCGCGCACGTCTTCGTAGAGATCGTCAGGGGCATGCGTTTCGGCAATCAGCGTCAGCGCGTCGGTCCAGGCCAGCGCCGCGCGTTCGCGATCGGTGTAGAGCGGCGACTCGTGCCAGGCGCTCAACAGATACAGCCGCTGCTCGGTCTCGCCCTGCTTGCGGGCGTCCTGGGTGTGCATGTTGATGCAATAGGCGCAACCATTGATCTGCGAGGCGCGCGTCTTGACCAGCTCGATCAGCGATTTTTCGAGGCCGGACGCGACGATCTGGGCTTCGAGTGCGACGAGCGCTTTGATGGTGTCAGGCGCGGCTTGGTAGTAGTTCATCCGGGGCTTCATGCAATTCTCCTCTCTGGACGTTTTCAATTTGAGGCGAATGTCAACGTATCCTGATAATCACCATCTGGATCGATGTTGCCAGATACAATAATGTGAACCGATGCAACGGGGGAGGCGGCGGATGTTATCGCGCAAGTCGGTGTCGGCAGGCCACTGTGCGATGCCGCTGGCCGCGGGCAATCAGGCCAAAACGGCCTCCATACGTGTCGTCGCGTTCGACCGCGCGCGCACCTTCGTCACGCTATTGGTGCTGATCCATCACTCCGTGGTCAATTACACCCATTTCGGCAGCGGCGACAAAATGCGCTGGCTGGGATTCGACCTCGTCGTGCTGTTCAACGACAGCTTCTTCATGGCCTGCATGTTCCTGATCTCGGGCCTGTTCGTTCACGACAGCCTGACCCGCAGGGGAGCGTCGAACTTCCTGCGACATCGCGCGTGGCGGCTCGGGATTCCCTTTCTGGTTTCGATCTTCGTGCTGATGCCGATTGCATATTATCCGACCTTCCTGCGTTATCATTTGCCCGGCACCACCGATTTCAACTTCTTTCATTTCTGGTGGCGCACGCTGACGGTTGGCCCCTGGCCGTCGGGCCCGGCATGGTTCTTGTGGGTGCTGCTGGCGCTCGACATCGCCGCCGCGGTGTCGCTGGCGCTCGCGCCGCGGATGCTGAAGATGTTCGGCCTGCTGATCTTCTCGCTGCGCGACTGTCCGTGGACGGCATTTGTCGCCTTTCTGACTTTCTCGGTCGCGGTCTACGTACCGATGCGGCTGATCTTCGGCGATATGAGCTGGCTGGAGCCGGCCGGCTATCCGCTGCCGATCCAGACCAGCCGGATTTTGCTCTATGCCGGTTATTTCCTGACCGGTGTCGGCGTCGGCGTGGTCAGCCTTCGCGCCGGAATCCTGAGCGAGGAAGGTGCGCTCGCCAGGCGCTGGCCGCTCTGGCTTGCCTTTGCGTCGTTGTTCTATGGCGCCATCCTGCTGATGGTCTATGCCCACCACAACTGGATCGCGGATGTCGATTCGCCTCCGCTATCCTGGCAATCCGGCTATGGCTTTGCCTTTGCGCTGTTCAGTGCAGCGATGACATTCACGGTACTGACCGTGTCGCTGGCCTTCGCCTCATCGGGCATGAAGCTGCTCGATGCCATGCGGCCGCAGGCCTATGGCATCTTCCTCACGCACTACATCTTCGTCATCTGGCTGCAATACGCCGTCTACGATTATTCCTGGCCGGCCTTCGCCAAATTTGCCGTTGTTTTCATCGGAACGCTGGCGTTGAGCTGGATGGTCACGCTGCTGCTACGGAAAATTCCAGTTGTGGCGCGGATGATCTAGAATGGATCTCATGCATCTGATGGAATTAGACCATGCAAGTTCAGTATAAGGGGAAAAGTCTGGCCGCGCTGTTCGTGCTCGCAACCGTCATGTTGCTTTCCGGCATGCCTGCCTTTGCCGCCTATCCGGATCGCGTCATCAAGATTATCGTTCCCTTTGCGCCGGGAGGCGGCACCGACGCCATCGCGCGCGTGCTGGCGCAGGAGATGACAAAGGATCTCGGCGCCAGCATCATCATCGAAAACAAGCCGGGCGCGGGCACCATTATCGGCGCGCAGGCGGTCGCGACCGCCGAAGGCGATGGCTATACGCTGCTGATGGGGACGTTTGCCCATGCCGTCAATCCCAGCCTGAACGCCAAACTGCCTTTCGATCCGAACAAGGATTTTTCACCCGTCGCACTGGTGGCGCGGTCTCCCAACATCGTCGTCGTCAATCCAAAGTCGCCATTTCGCTCCATCGCCGATCTGATCGCGGCGGCGAAGGCCGAGCCCGACAAGATCTCCTACGGCACGTTCGGCACCGGCACCTCGGCGCACCTTGCGGGCGAAATGTTCAAGCACATGGCCAAGGTCAACATGACCACGGTTCCGTACAAGGGTTCCGCGCCTGCGATCACCGACCTGATCGGTGGGCAGATCCAGGTGATGTTCACGACGGTCGCAAGCGCGGCGTCCCTGATCGAGGGCGGGCAGTTGCGCGCGTTGGCGGTGACCACGGCGGAGCGCTCGCCCGCCTTTCCGCAATTGCCGACGGTCGCCGAAACCGGTCTTCCCGGTTTTGAAGCGGAAACCTGGTACGGCCTGCTTGCGCCGGCGAAAACGCCGCCTGACATCATCGACCGCCTCAACAAGTCGGCGGCAAAGGCCGCGCAGGCCGACGCCTTCAAAAAGCTCAGCGTCAATGAGGGCCTCGTGTTGATCGCCGCGCCTCCGCAAGAATTCGGCCGCTACTACCGCAGCGAGGTGGAGCGCTGGCGCAGGGTGATCGAAGAAGCCGGTATCAAGATCGAGTAGGCGGGCAGGGCGGCGCGAACCCGGTTCCCCTGATCGCGGTTCCCCGCTAGGATGACGTCATGTATGTGAGCGCTTCCGAGAGCCGAGTGCTGGCGCGCATCTTTGGGCTGTTGTCCGAAGATCTCAGCGAGCGCGACGTTCGCGAGGCGGTCGGCCGCCATTTGCTGGAACTGCTGGAAGCCGATCACTACGCCTCCTTCGTCTGGCAGGATGCGACCGGCCGTTTTGAGAAGGCCGTGTACCTGAACATGGACCCGGACAACATCGCGGCCTACGACCGCTATTATCAGCAGCACGACCCTATCACCTCAAAGCTTCAGGCCCGCCGCGAGGCGACGCTGGTCACGCAGGTGATGCCGCAGCGCGACCTGATGCGGACCGAGTTCTTCAACGACTTTCTCGCCCGCGACGGCCTGCATTGGGGCGTCAATGCCTACAGTTTCGTCGACGGTCGCAATGTCGGCGACGTCAGGATCTGGCGCGGCCGGCGCCGCGACAATTTCGACGGCCATACGCTTGAATTGTTGCGGCTGATCGACCCGGCTTTCACCGGTGCGCTGGTCCGCGCGGCCGGTGGAGATCCGGTCAATGCGGCGGACGGCTCACCGATCCTGAAGCTCTCGGTGCGTGAGTTCGAGATCGCGCGAATGATATCGGACGATCTCAGCGACAAGGAGATCGCTCACCGGCTGCGGGTCGAGGTCTCCACCATCCGTACCCATATCGAGCGGATTTTTGCCAAGCTCGGCGTCCGCCGCCGCAGCGGCGTCGCCAGCCTGTTTGCAAGGCATTAACGTCGCGATGCCCGGCCTAGCGTGACGGTGGCGGCAGCCGGCCGAATATCTTCTCCATCGCCATGCCGACTGCGAGCAACCTGCGATCGCTCCCCGCGGGGCCATCGAGTTCAAGGCCGACAGGCAGCTTGCTCGACGCGCCCAGCGCGATCGGAAGCTGGATGCCGGGAACGCCGGCATTGCTGCCGGGATCGGTGTTCTGGATGAACAGCAGGAAATTGGCGAGGCTCGATGCCTCCGCATTTGACGCGATCGCAACCTTCGGCACGGTCGGGAAGGCGATGGCGTCGAGCTTGTTCTTCGCAAACGTGTCGCGATAGAGCGCCTGCAGCGCGGGCCGGGCAGTCTTCATGGCGGCATCATAGGCCGGCTTGGCGTCGGTGACGGTATTGTTCGGTCCCGGCAGCTTGCGCGGAATGACCAGCCCGTCATAGGTGCCCTTCACGTCGGGGCTTGCGATCTCCTTGGCGAGATTCTCGATGCTGACGCCAGTGGCGCCTTTCTTGAGATAAGCGACCATGTCGTCATAGCCCTCGTAGAGGGCGAGCGGAAATCCGACCTGGCCGTTGAGCTCGGTAAGTTTTGGCATTTCGATATCGACCACCGTCACGCCGTTGGACTTGAGCTTCTCCAGCGCCGCTTTGAATGCGGCTTCGGTATCGGCATCGAGATTGGCCAGCATGGATTTGTCGACGCCGATGCGTACCTGTTTCAGCGCGGCGGGCGCAATCGCGCCGCCTCCGGCGATAACGCGGTCGAGGGCCGCGACATCGGCCATCGTGGCAGCCATCGGGCCGGCGGTGTCGCGGGTGTGAGAAATCGGCGCGATTCCTTGCTGCGAATAGCGGCCGACGGTCGGACGCAGGGCGGCGCAGCCGTTCAGCGCGCAGGGGACCCTGACCGAGCCGCCGGTGTCCGTGCCGAGGCCCGCGGTCACGATCCGTGCGCCGACCGCAGCCCCCGTTCCCGACGACGAGCCCCCGGCGATTCTCGTCGCGTCATAGGCGTTGCGCACGCCGGGCTCCGCGCCGGTCTTGAAAGCGGCGTTGTAGCCGGAAATGCCGAAGGCAAGCTCATGCATGTTGGTCTTGCCGATGATGATCGCGCCCGCCGCGCGCAGTTTTGCCGCCACCGGCGCATCCTTCTTCGGGACGAAGCCCTTCAGCGCCGGCGTTCCCGCGCTGGCGGGAAGCCCGGCCACCTCGATATTGTCCTTGATCACGACGGGAACGCCGCCGAGCAGCTTGCACGAGCCTTTCTTGCGGCCGGCGTCGAAGGCCTCGGCGGCCTTCATCGCGCCGGCCTCGTCCAGCGTGATGAAAGCATTGAGCTCGGCCTTTGCCTTGGCGCGCGCCAGCACCGCCGTGGTCAGCGCCTTGCTGGTGACCTTGCCTGCGCACAAATCGGCGGCGGCCTGTGTCGCGGTCAGTTGATCCAGGTCGATCGTTGGTTGGGCTGCGGCCGGAGACGCCGCGGCGAGGACAAGGCTCGTGAGGGCCGAGCCGAGCAGGATTGAGCTGCGAGCCATGATGATCCTCCGTGCGAATAGGTACCCGTCCGGACGAACCTTACCAGCCGCCGGTTCCGGCGCCTGTCCTTATTTCTGAGGACGTCAGGCCTTCTCCGCCACGAACCTGTTCCGCAACGTGCCTATCCCGGTGATGTCGATCTCGACGACGTCGCCAGCTTTCAGGTCGGGCGAGGCGCCGTCGGTGCCCATCCAGATCACGTCGCCCGGCGACAACGTGAAATACTTGGAGAGCTCGACGAGGAACGGCACGATGCCGAAGATCATGTCATTGGTACGGAAGCGGCCGGTCTCCTTGCCGTTGACCCGGATCACGGTTTCCATCCTGTCGAAGTCGACATCGGTTTCGATCCACGGGCCCATCGGCTTGAAGGTGTCGGCGTTCTTGGAGCGCCACAGGCTGCGATCGGCCTTCTGCCAGCTGCGCTCGCTGACATCGTTGCCGATAGTGTAGCCGAACACGCAATCCATCGCGTTGGCTTGGGTCAGGTGCTTTGCCTTCTTGCCGATGACGACCACGAGCTCGCCCTCGTAATGGATTTTTTCTGTCGCGGTCGCCGGGATAACCACATCCTCGTCATGGGCGATCAGCGCATTCTGCGCACGATAACCGATCTCAGGCCGGTCGGGCACGTTCGGCACAGTGCCGGCCTTGTCGGCGGCTTCCTTGAGATGCTTGAGGTAGTTCAGCCCGACGCAATAGAAGGTGCGTGGGATCAGCGGCAGCTCGATCTTGACGTCCTTCAGCGCATGCGACTGCGTCCCGCGCTGCCATTCGCCGAAGGGATCGCCATTGACGGCGATCACGTGTTCGCCCTCGACAATTCCCCAGGATGTCTTGCCGGCGGCGGTGAATTTGAGCCAACGCATGTGGTGTCCTTTTCTTTATTCGGCTGCGGCCTGCGGGCCGGTTTTCCAGGCGCCGGCGGCAGGACGCGTCAGGCCGAGATTCTCGCGCAACGTCTTGCCGGCGTAATCCTTGTGAAACAGGCCGCGGCGCTGCAATTCCGGCACGATGTGCTGGACGAAATCGGCGTAGGAGCCGGGCACGATGGTGGCCGCGATGACAAAGCCATCGCAGCCGCGCTCAACGAACATCTCCTCTAACTTGTCGGCGATCTCCTTGGGGCCGCCGACGATCGCGTCCTGCACCTGGCCGCGTCCAGAGAAGGTGACGAAGTCGCGCGCACTGGGATTGGTCTTGCCCGAATTCTTCAGAACGCCGTCGCGAATGCCGAGGATGCCCTGCATGCTCATGAGCTCTTCGGTGGTGAGCGGCTCGTCGAGCGGTTTTGATGCGAAGTCATAGTTCAGCGCCTCCGCCAGCAGCGACAGCGCATCGATCTGCAGCGGCAGCTTGTTGATCAGCGCCATCTTGTCCTCGGCCTCGGTCTTGGTCGCGCCGCAGACGGGCGTGGTGAGGTTGCAGAGATACATCTGGTCCGGATCGCGGCCGGCCTTCGCCGCTTCGTTGCGGACAGCCACATAGCCTTCCCTGGCGGCGGCCACGTTGCGCGCGGCGGTGAAAATCACCTCGCCCCATCGGCCCGCAAAGCGCTGGCCGCGGCCGGATGCGCCGGCCTGGATGATGACGGGATGGCCCTGCGCCGAGCGCGGTACGGTGAACGGCCCGCGCGACTTGAAGAACGCGCCGTTGTGGTCGAGCCGCTTCACCCTGGCCGGATCGGCGAACCGGCCGCTGTTCTTGTCCATGATCAGGGAGCCGTCTTCCCAGGTGTCCCAATGTCCGAGCACGACTTCCATGAACTCGTCGGCGCGATCGTAGCGGTAGTCATGTTCGAGATGGGCGTCCTTGCCCATGTTGTGGGCCTCGCCGTCATTGAGCGAGGTGACGACGTTCCACCCCGCGCGTCCGCCCGACATTAAGTCAAGGGTGGCGAACCGGCGTGCGACATCGAACGGCTCGTAATAGGTGGTCGAGCAGGTCGACCCCAGCCCGAGCTTTTCGGTGACCATGCCCATCGTGGTCAGCACGATCAGCGGGTCCATCTTCACGCAGCGGATGCCGTACTCGACGGTGTGAGCGTGATCGTTACCGTAGCGGTCCGGCATCGCCAGGCGGTCGTCGAAGAACGCCATGTGGAATTTGCCGGCTTCGAGAATCCGGGCGATCTCCTGGTAATAGTCGGCCGACATCGAATCGTCGCGCGATTCCGGGTGCCGCCACGAACTCGGCAGATTGGTGCAGTTCTGCGCCTGCAGGAATCCAACCAGCGCCATTTGCCGCGTCATGCCGTTCTCCTTTGCGCGTGGGATTCGATTTCATCTCAGACCGAGTTCGACGGCGAGCTTGTAGTCAGTAGCGAGCGCTTTCAGCTTGTCCCAGGTGGCGTCCTCGATCTCGATGCCGTCGCGCCGGCGCTGCTGTTCTCGGATGTGCTCGATCTCACCGGGATAGAACACGCCGGGCGAACCTTCCGACGGTGACGTCGATTTGAGATAGCGGGCGAACTCGCCGACCTCTTTCTCGAAGTCCTTCAAGGGACGGAATGCGGCGACATTGAACACCGCCATGAAGCATCCGTCATTGTGACGGCCGGTCGGCTCGACGCCAAAGCCCAAGCCCGTGAGCAGGCCGCACAACACTTCGACCATTGCGGCGAGGCCGCTTCCCTTGTAACCCTCGCTGCCGCCGAGCGGCAGCAGCGCGCCGCCCTTGCGATATTGGGTCGGATCGGTGGTGTGCCGTCCCTCCGCGTCGATGATCCAACCCTGCGGGATTTGTTCGCCGCGCGCGACCGACAGCGCGATCTTGCCGGCCGCTACCGCCGAGGTCGCCATATCAAGATAGAACGGCGCCTCGAGATCGGACGGCACCGCAATTGAGATCGGGTTGGTGCCGAGCCTTGCCTCGCGGCCGCCGAACGGTGCGACATGCTTCGGTGAGCGGCCGGAATCGGCGGTGGCAATGCCGATCATCCCCGCCCGCATCGCCATCAGGGGATAGGCGGCGAGCCGCCCGACATGGCTCTGGCGGAACACCGTGCAGGCGGCGACATTGGCGGTCTTCGCCTTTTCGATCGTCAACTCCATCGCCTTGGCGTTGACGTGAAAGCCGAAGCCCCAGTGACCGTCGATCACGGTCGTGGTCGGCGATTCCTGGACGGTGGTCCATTTCGCGCCGGGCACGATATGGCCGGCCTTGATGCGGTCGATATAGGTCGGGATCGCGATCACGCCGTGTGAATCGTGGCCGGCGAGATTGGCGTTGACGCAGCCGACCGCGACGGCATGAGCCTCCTCCTCCGAGGCGCCGGCGGCCTTGAGCAGCGCCGCGCCGATTCGCGTGAGACGGTCGGCCTG
This genomic window contains:
- a CDS encoding amino acid ABC transporter permease; its protein translation is MNYNWNWHIFFEPNPTGAGNYLDMLASGLVLTIETALLAWVIALIFGTIIGILRSLPSKTASWIGFRYVEFFRNMPLLVQLFLWFFVLPELLPRAAGLWMKQLPNAPFWTAAIGVGLFMSARVAVQLAAGIASLPRGQKQAATALGLTTAQGYRYVLLPIAFRIIMPPLTSEFLNTVKNTSVAITIGLIELTGQARAMQEFSFQVFEAFTAATVMYLAINIVVVTGMRFLERSLAIPGYITGK
- a CDS encoding D-amino-acid transaminase, with amino-acid sequence MEQIAYVNGSFVPLSEAKVSILDRGFLFADGIYEVAAVLDGKLIDNASHLARLERSVGEIELALPETTARIQEIQKELVARNNLVNGMVYLEVTRGADTGRDFAFPKGIKPTMIMFTSTKDIINAPSARTGIKVITVPDLRWARRDIKSVALLAQVLAKQAAAAAGAGEAWMVEDGKVTEGGSSSCFILTQDDVIVTRQNGSEILPGCTRKAVVALAEERQLRVEERAFSVEEALAAKEAFVTSASVFVQAVVSIDGKMVADGKPGPMTNRLREIYVEFAKATAV
- a CDS encoding amino acid ABC transporter substrate-binding protein, with the translated sequence MAQELTGTLKNIKDTGAITLGFRDSSIPFSYLDDNQKPIGYAMDICYKIVDAVKKELKLDKLEVKLNPVTSSTRIPLLANGTIDLECGSTTNNVERQKQIAYTNTHFLTASRYVTKKAAKINSIDELKGKSVVSTAGTTNIKQLTEANAARSLNINIIPAKDHAEAFLMVETDRAVAFVMDDILLASLIAGSKAPGDYVISKDAFSKPEPYGIMLRKDDPAFKKMVDAATAALYTGGEGQKIYDKWFTQKIPPKGLNLNVPISSELKNEFAKPSDSPDPDSYK
- a CDS encoding cupin domain-containing protein → MTIRRVAAMTAVALAIAGAPTVHAEGDKVTPVRSEKLPNVPGKSLTAVVVNYAPGGKSASHHHAGSVFAYVLSGSIRSENSATGPARVYKAGESFFEPPGSEHLVSENASTTEPASLLAVFVADDGALLTTFGKK
- a CDS encoding amino acid ABC transporter ATP-binding protein — protein: MIEISHVNKWYGPNFQALKDCTTSVAKGEVVVVCGPSGSGKSTLIKCVNALEPFQSGDIILDGIKVNDPKTDLPKLRARVGMVFQHFELFPHLRIIENLCLAQEKVLGRSHEEAVAKAEKLLERVGLTVHANKYPAELSGGQQQRVAIARALAMDPIAMLFDEPTSALDPEMISEVLDVMVDLAHEGMTMMVVTHEMGFASKVAHRVIFMDKGEIVEDALKTDFFGSPRSERAQKFLSKILSH
- a CDS encoding acyltransferase; protein product: MLSRKSVSAGHCAMPLAAGNQAKTASIRVVAFDRARTFVTLLVLIHHSVVNYTHFGSGDKMRWLGFDLVVLFNDSFFMACMFLISGLFVHDSLTRRGASNFLRHRAWRLGIPFLVSIFVLMPIAYYPTFLRYHLPGTTDFNFFHFWWRTLTVGPWPSGPAWFLWVLLALDIAAAVSLALAPRMLKMFGLLIFSLRDCPWTAFVAFLTFSVAVYVPMRLIFGDMSWLEPAGYPLPIQTSRILLYAGYFLTGVGVGVVSLRAGILSEEGALARRWPLWLAFASLFYGAILLMVYAHHNWIADVDSPPLSWQSGYGFAFALFSAAMTFTVLTVSLAFASSGMKLLDAMRPQAYGIFLTHYIFVIWLQYAVYDYSWPAFAKFAVVFIGTLALSWMVTLLLRKIPVVARMI
- a CDS encoding carboxymuconolactone decarboxylase family protein, with the protein product MKPRMNYYQAAPDTIKALVALEAQIVASGLEKSLIELVKTRASQINGCAYCINMHTQDARKQGETEQRLYLLSAWHESPLYTDRERAALAWTDALTLIAETHAPDDLYEDVRAHFSEAETVNLTMLIGAINAWNRLAIAFRAVHPVKAKAAVA
- a CDS encoding amino acid ABC transporter permease; translated protein: MFDNLDFDVIRRSLPYLFLDGMSFTLMLTGLAALGGLVFGTLIALMRLSSYRLLGRIAGLYVDFMRSLPLVLVIFWFYFLVPYIGQWLTGASRPIRVGAFTSTLVTFIMFEAAYFSEIMRAGIQSISKGQPAAASALGLTYAQSMRYIVLPQAFRNMLPVLLTQTIVLFQDTSLVYVLSIPDFLGAASKVAQRDGRLVEMYLFAAAVYFAISCLASYGVRRLQARIAIVR